From Acidobacteriota bacterium, the proteins below share one genomic window:
- the rplF gene encoding 50S ribosomal protein L6, translated as MSRVGRKEIPLPKGVEVKVNGQTAVVKGPKGQLETPIADGIEMAVEGNVVRLSRGNDERQSRALHGLTRALLANSVQGVAEGFRKELDIVGVGYRAEVRGKAVVFQLGYSHPINFPIPEGISVEVDKAGHVVVTGIDKQKVGQVAAEIRGLREPDPYKGKGIKYTGEQIRRKAGKTAGK; from the coding sequence ATGTCACGCGTAGGTAGAAAAGAGATTCCGCTGCCGAAGGGCGTCGAGGTGAAGGTCAACGGGCAGACCGCGGTCGTGAAGGGACCGAAGGGTCAGCTCGAAACACCGATCGCAGACGGCATCGAGATGGCGGTCGAAGGCAACGTCGTGCGGCTCAGCCGCGGTAACGACGAGAGGCAGTCTCGCGCACTGCACGGACTGACGCGCGCGCTTCTGGCCAACAGCGTCCAGGGTGTCGCCGAGGGCTTCCGGAAGGAGCTCGACATTGTCGGTGTCGGCTACCGAGCCGAGGTGAGGGGGAAAGCCGTGGTTTTCCAGCTCGGCTATTCGCATCCGATCAATTTCCCGATCCCCGAGGGGATCTCGGTGGAAGTCGACAAGGCTGGTCACGTCGTCGTCACCGGGATCGACAAACAGAAAGTCGGGCAGGTTGCAGCGGAGATCCGCGGTCTTCGCGAGCCGGATCCGTACAAGGGCAAAGGCATCAAGTACACGGGCGAACAGATTCGCCGCAAGGCCGGAAAGACGGCGGGCAAGTAA
- a CDS encoding adenylate kinase: MKVVLLGAPGSGKGTQAELLEERLGLPHISTGEMLRDAVSEGTELGKKAAPIMEAGGLISDDLMNGIVAERLARDDVSEGFVLDGYPRTVDQAKSLELIDGGNGPGDLRVIQLSVPDDVIVSRVAARLSCPKCGAIYHRENCPPKEEGKCDRCGSALVTRADDREGASVRKRLDEYHRATVPVIEFYRDKGMLHEINGLGDVELIFEQIRKFLN, from the coding sequence ATGAAAGTGGTTCTTCTCGGCGCGCCCGGAAGTGGGAAGGGCACCCAGGCCGAGCTCCTCGAGGAGCGGCTCGGGCTTCCGCATATCTCCACCGGGGAAATGCTCCGGGACGCGGTGAGCGAGGGGACCGAGCTCGGGAAGAAGGCCGCGCCGATCATGGAGGCCGGCGGGCTCATCTCCGACGATCTGATGAACGGGATCGTGGCCGAGAGGCTCGCGAGAGACGACGTCAGCGAGGGGTTTGTCCTCGATGGCTACCCGAGAACGGTGGACCAGGCGAAGAGCCTCGAGCTGATCGACGGAGGGAATGGCCCCGGAGATCTCCGGGTTATTCAGCTTTCGGTCCCCGATGACGTCATCGTCAGCCGGGTGGCCGCGCGCCTTTCCTGCCCCAAATGCGGAGCGATCTACCATCGGGAGAACTGTCCTCCGAAAGAGGAGGGGAAGTGCGACCGGTGCGGATCAGCGCTCGTGACGAGGGCCGATGACCGGGAAGGCGCCTCGGTTCGGAAACGGCTTGACGAGTATCACCGGGCAACGGTGCCGGTGATCGAGTTTTATCGCGATAAGGGGATGTTGCACGAGATCAATGGTCTCGGCGACGTCGAATTGATCTTTGAACAGATACGCAAGTTCCTGAACTGA
- the rplN gene encoding 50S ribosomal protein L14 → MIQMGTLLKVADNTGARTIACIKLRGGSRAGRYAGVGDVISASVKEASPDGTVKKGTVVRAVIVRTRKQTRRKDGTYIRFDENAAVLVNDTGEPVGTRVFGPVARELRERRFMKIISLAPEVL, encoded by the coding sequence ATGATTCAGATGGGTACATTGCTGAAGGTTGCCGACAACACCGGTGCGAGAACGATCGCGTGCATCAAGCTGCGCGGCGGCTCGAGGGCCGGCCGCTATGCGGGTGTCGGCGACGTCATCTCGGCTTCGGTCAAGGAAGCCTCGCCGGATGGCACGGTCAAGAAGGGAACGGTCGTTCGCGCGGTGATCGTCCGGACCAGGAAGCAGACGCGCCGCAAGGATGGCACCTACATCCGGTTCGACGAGAACGCGGCGGTACTGGTCAACGATACCGGCGAGCCGGTCGGGACGCGCGTGTTCGGTCCAGTTGCCCGCGAGCTTCGTGAGCGGCGTTTCATGAAGATCATCTCGCTGGCTCCCGAGGTCCTCTGA
- the rpmD gene encoding 50S ribosomal protein L30, which produces MAKARATLRIRQVRSGIGNPREMRETLKALGLRRINHVVERLDTPETRGMVHKISHLVEIVD; this is translated from the coding sequence ATGGCCAAAGCCAGAGCGACTCTCCGGATCAGGCAGGTTCGGAGCGGAATCGGAAATCCCAGAGAGATGCGCGAGACGCTGAAGGCGCTCGGTCTTCGTCGCATCAACCATGTGGTCGAGCGGCTCGACACGCCTGAGACCAGAGGGATGGTTCACAAAATCTCTCATCTCGTCGAGATCGTCGACTGA
- the rplP gene encoding 50S ribosomal protein L16: MLMPKKVKYRKQQRGRRAGIATRGATLSFGDYGLQALEAGWLTARQIEAARIAMTRYIKRGGKIWIRIFPDKPISKKPLETRMGKGKGAPEEWVAVVKPARMLYEMEGVTREIAEEALRLAAHKLPIKTRFVSREEMEIGA, translated from the coding sequence ATGTTGATGCCGAAAAAAGTCAAGTACAGAAAGCAGCAGCGGGGGCGGCGAGCCGGAATCGCCACTCGTGGTGCCACGCTTTCGTTCGGCGACTACGGACTCCAGGCGCTCGAGGCGGGCTGGCTCACGGCCCGGCAGATCGAAGCGGCCCGTATCGCGATGACGAGGTACATCAAGCGCGGAGGCAAAATCTGGATCCGCATTTTCCCCGACAAGCCGATCTCGAAGAAGCCTCTCGAGACGCGAATGGGGAAAGGAAAAGGCGCGCCGGAAGAGTGGGTCGCGGTCGTCAAGCCCGCGCGGATGCTCTACGAGATGGAAGGCGTCACGCGGGAGATCGCGGAAGAGGCGTTGCGTCTGGCCGCGCACAAGCTGCCGATCAAGACTCGCTTCGTGTCGCGTGAAGAGATGGAGATCGGAGCATGA
- the secY gene encoding preprotein translocase subunit SecY, with protein sequence MLALLAVYRLGAHIPTPGIDPQALAEFFGSMQGSVLGFLDLFSGGALSRLSIFALGIMPYISSSIILQLLTVVWPYLEKLSKEGELGRRKITQYTRYGTIVLAVIQSMGVAFWLKSLTSPGGAPIVPPHVRDWFFGAGFPMMTVLTLTTGTVFVMWLGEQISERGIGNGISLIIFAGIVVGLPSATFGLIADIRTGERGIFGVLVLVIFMIAVTAFVVFMERAQRRIQVQYAKRVVGRRVYGGSSTYLPLRVNSAGVIPVIFASSILVIPSTMAQMAGVPALQAVADQIQMGQPLYYLLYVATILFFTFFYTSIIFNPVDVADNMRKYGGYIPGYRPGKKTAEYIDKTLTRITTVGAIYLSLVCVIPDFMIAGFNVAQLPLIGATLDNSLPLLVTEGLNVQFYFGGTSLLIIVGVAMDTVQQIESQLVMRHYDGFMKKGRIRGRRG encoded by the coding sequence ATGCTCGCTCTCCTCGCGGTCTACAGGCTCGGCGCGCATATCCCGACACCCGGAATCGACCCGCAGGCCCTCGCGGAGTTTTTCGGTTCCATGCAGGGGAGCGTTCTCGGCTTCCTCGATCTCTTTTCGGGCGGGGCCCTGAGCCGTCTTTCGATCTTCGCGCTCGGCATCATGCCGTATATCTCCTCCTCGATCATCCTGCAGCTCCTCACGGTCGTCTGGCCGTATCTGGAAAAGCTGAGCAAGGAGGGGGAGCTCGGTCGCAGAAAGATCACCCAGTACACCCGGTACGGTACGATTGTCCTGGCGGTGATCCAGTCGATGGGGGTCGCTTTCTGGCTCAAGAGTCTCACCTCGCCAGGGGGAGCTCCGATCGTCCCGCCGCACGTTCGAGACTGGTTCTTCGGCGCGGGCTTTCCGATGATGACCGTGCTCACGCTCACCACCGGGACGGTCTTCGTCATGTGGCTGGGCGAGCAGATTTCGGAGCGCGGGATCGGCAACGGCATCTCCCTGATCATCTTCGCCGGAATCGTCGTCGGCCTTCCGAGCGCGACGTTCGGGCTGATCGCCGACATCCGGACGGGAGAGCGGGGAATCTTCGGAGTCCTCGTACTCGTCATCTTCATGATCGCCGTTACGGCGTTCGTCGTATTCATGGAGCGGGCACAGCGGCGAATCCAGGTGCAGTACGCAAAGCGGGTGGTCGGACGACGAGTGTACGGAGGGTCGAGCACTTACCTTCCGCTGCGGGTCAACTCGGCCGGCGTCATCCCGGTCATCTTCGCTTCGTCGATTCTCGTCATTCCTTCGACGATGGCACAGATGGCGGGCGTACCGGCGCTCCAGGCGGTCGCGGACCAGATTCAGATGGGGCAGCCTCTCTACTACCTCCTCTACGTCGCCACGATCCTCTTCTTCACGTTCTTCTACACCTCGATCATCTTCAATCCGGTCGACGTCGCGGACAACATGAGGAAGTACGGTGGCTACATCCCCGGATACCGCCCCGGAAAGAAGACGGCGGAGTACATCGACAAGACCCTGACCAGGATTACGACGGTCGGCGCGATTTATCTTTCGCTGGTCTGCGTCATCCCGGATTTCATGATCGCGGGCTTCAACGTTGCGCAGCTTCCGCTGATCGGCGCGACGCTCGACAACAGCCTGCCGCTGCTGGTGACCGAGGGGCTCAACGTTCAGTTCTACTTTGGCGGGACGTCGCTTCTGATCATCGTTGGCGTTGCGATGGACACGGTGCAGCAGATCGAGTCCCAGCTCGTGATGCGCCACTATGACGGTTTCATGAAAAAGGGTCGCATACGGGGTCGGCGCGGATGA
- the rpsM gene encoding 30S ribosomal protein S13 codes for MARIAGVDLPINKRVEIGLTYIFGIGRSRSNQILAQAEVKPETRVKDLTEDDVRKIRKIIQDEGKVEGDLRRDVSLDIKRLMEINSYRGLRHRRGLPVRGQRTSTNARTRKGPRKGQIAGKKKPGKK; via the coding sequence GTGGCACGAATCGCAGGAGTTGATCTGCCCATCAACAAGAGAGTCGAGATCGGGCTGACGTACATTTTCGGGATCGGAAGATCCCGTTCGAATCAGATCCTCGCGCAGGCCGAGGTGAAACCGGAGACGCGAGTCAAAGACCTCACCGAGGATGATGTCCGGAAGATCCGCAAGATCATCCAGGACGAGGGGAAGGTCGAGGGTGATCTCCGCAGAGATGTCAGCCTCGACATCAAGCGGCTGATGGAGATCAACTCCTACCGCGGGTTGAGACACCGGCGTGGACTGCCGGTCCGCGGCCAGCGAACCAGCACCAACGCGCGCACTCGCAAAGGACCCCGCAAGGGACAGATCGCCGGTAAGAAGAAGCCGGGCAAGAAGTAA
- the rpsH gene encoding 30S ribosomal protein S8 has product MSMTDPIADMLTRIRNGLTARHERVDIPASKLKTEIARILKDEGFIADYKLAQDDSQGTLRVFLRYTSGGDPIIHGMQRVSRPGRRVYRRKAEIPRVLDGLGLSILSTSRGVLSSDDAQKEGVGGEVLCQVW; this is encoded by the coding sequence ATGTCGATGACGGATCCAATCGCCGATATGCTCACGCGCATCCGCAACGGGCTGACAGCCCGCCACGAGCGTGTGGACATCCCGGCTTCGAAGCTGAAAACGGAGATCGCGAGAATTCTCAAAGATGAAGGATTCATCGCGGATTACAAGCTGGCGCAGGATGATTCCCAGGGGACTTTGAGGGTGTTCCTCCGCTATACCAGCGGGGGCGACCCGATCATTCACGGGATGCAGCGCGTTTCACGCCCCGGCCGGCGGGTCTACCGGCGGAAAGCCGAGATCCCGAGAGTCCTCGATGGTCTCGGGCTGTCGATACTGTCCACGTCCCGTGGAGTGCTTTCGAGCGACGACGCGCAAAAAGAAGGCGTCGGCGGCGAAGTGCTCTGCCAGGTCTGGTGA
- the rpsQ gene encoding 30S ribosomal protein S17, producing the protein MAEKNENEDTGATKRSTSKVGTVVSDKMDKTVVVAVENRKMHPVYLKYVKRTSKFFAHDETNECNVGDRVVIEESRPLSRRKRWTVARIIERSEAIS; encoded by the coding sequence ATGGCCGAAAAAAACGAGAACGAGGACACCGGAGCGACGAAGCGATCGACGAGTAAGGTCGGTACCGTCGTCTCGGACAAAATGGACAAGACAGTGGTCGTCGCGGTCGAGAACCGCAAGATGCATCCGGTCTACCTGAAGTACGTCAAGAGAACCTCGAAGTTCTTCGCGCACGACGAAACCAACGAGTGCAACGTCGGAGACCGCGTCGTCATCGAGGAGTCGCGCCCACTCTCGCGCCGTAAACGCTGGACGGTCGCTCGGATCATCGAACGATCCGAAGCGATCTCCTGA
- the rpsE gene encoding 30S ribosomal protein S5, whose product MDRLDSGLIDKVVYINRVTKVVKGGKNFSFSALVVVGDGKGRVGFGSGKAKEVPSAIRKGIEIAKKNMIPVAMNGTTIPHTALGHYGAGRVLLKPASPGTGVIAGGPVRAILESAGIQDILTKSIGTANPHNVVKATFEALKLLKTENEYRALRGLEIVEEPYVSEDDEATTGEASRGDEKAEADEAEEKGETPDAEKEAEPAGTEEA is encoded by the coding sequence ATGGATCGCCTGGATAGTGGTCTGATCGACAAGGTCGTCTACATCAACCGGGTCACCAAAGTCGTCAAGGGCGGCAAGAACTTCAGTTTCAGCGCCCTCGTCGTGGTCGGTGACGGGAAAGGCCGCGTCGGCTTCGGTTCCGGCAAGGCGAAGGAAGTTCCTTCGGCGATCAGAAAGGGTATCGAGATCGCCAAGAAGAACATGATCCCGGTCGCCATGAACGGAACGACGATTCCTCACACGGCTCTCGGGCACTACGGTGCCGGACGCGTCCTGCTGAAGCCGGCATCCCCGGGAACCGGCGTCATCGCCGGCGGCCCGGTCCGTGCGATTCTCGAATCGGCCGGCATCCAGGACATCCTGACCAAATCGATCGGAACGGCGAACCCGCACAACGTGGTCAAGGCGACATTCGAGGCCCTCAAGCTTCTCAAGACCGAAAACGAGTACCGCGCGCTCCGTGGACTCGAGATCGTCGAAGAGCCCTACGTCAGCGAGGACGACGAAGCGACCACCGGCGAAGCTTCCCGAGGAGACGAGAAAGCCGAGGCGGACGAGGCTGAAGAAAAAGGCGAAACGCCCGACGCTGAAAAAGAAGCCGAGCCGGCGGGTACGGAGGAAGCGTGA
- the rplX gene encoding 50S ribosomal protein L24, translating into MKVHIRRNDEVEVVAGTSKGQRGKVLRVYPSKKTAIVERVNMIKRHTRPNPSRNVKGGVVEREGAIHVSNLRLLERGTVEGRAETKETAASKKKASKKKTASKKKAEAKA; encoded by the coding sequence ATGAAAGTTCACATCAGAAGAAATGACGAGGTCGAAGTGGTCGCCGGTACATCGAAGGGTCAGCGGGGGAAGGTTCTCCGCGTCTACCCGTCGAAGAAGACGGCAATCGTCGAGCGCGTCAACATGATCAAGCGTCACACGCGACCCAACCCGAGCCGCAACGTCAAGGGTGGAGTCGTCGAGCGTGAGGGTGCAATCCACGTATCGAACCTCCGCCTGCTGGAGCGAGGCACGGTCGAGGGTCGTGCGGAAACCAAGGAGACCGCGGCTTCGAAGAAGAAGGCGAGCAAAAAGAAGACGGCTTCGAAGAAGAAGGCCGAGGCGAAGGCTTAA
- the rpmC gene encoding 50S ribosomal protein L29 yields MSKATGLREKTENDLVNRRQDLTEQLFKMRFQSATGALDDPQKVKGARREIARINTILREREIEAGKKAE; encoded by the coding sequence ATGAGCAAGGCAACGGGCCTCAGGGAAAAAACGGAGAACGATCTGGTCAACCGTCGTCAGGATCTGACCGAGCAGCTCTTCAAGATGCGTTTTCAGAGTGCGACGGGCGCTCTCGACGATCCTCAGAAGGTCAAAGGGGCCCGTCGTGAGATCGCGCGCATCAACACGATTCTGCGCGAGCGCGAGATCGAAGCCGGGAAAAAGGCTGAGTGA
- the rpmJ gene encoding 50S ribosomal protein L36: protein MKVRASVKRMCTKCKVVRRQGVVRIICDNPKHKQRQG, encoded by the coding sequence ATGAAAGTTCGAGCATCGGTCAAGAGAATGTGCACCAAGTGCAAAGTCGTCCGGCGACAGGGAGTCGTCCGGATCATTTGCGACAACCCCAAGCACAAGCAGCGGCAGGGTTAA
- the infA gene encoding translation initiation factor IF-1, with translation MSKEDAIQVMAIVLETLPNAMFKVELEDNKDHEVLAHISGKMRKHFIRILPGDKVLVELSPYDLGRGRIVYRYK, from the coding sequence ATGTCGAAGGAAGACGCAATACAGGTGATGGCGATCGTGCTCGAGACTCTGCCGAACGCGATGTTCAAGGTGGAGCTCGAGGACAACAAGGATCATGAGGTGCTGGCCCACATCTCGGGAAAGATGAGAAAGCACTTCATCCGGATTCTTCCGGGAGACAAGGTTCTCGTCGAGCTGTCGCCCTACGACCTCGGTCGGGGGCGCATCGTTTATCGGTACAAGTGA
- the map gene encoding type I methionyl aminopeptidase: MGVILKSKDEIATMERANRIVLETLDVLREMIRPGVTTAELDSVAMKELDRRGAKSPFKGYAPNGMPPYPGVVCSSVDDVIVHGIPNGKPLEEGQILGLDFGAVLDGFVGDGAVTVAVGKISKEADRLLRVTRECLDMAIDEMRPGRRIGDIGAAVQEHAEANGFHVIRSFVGHGIGRSMHEEPQVQNYGRRDRGLELREGMVLAVEPMLCEMGPILEKRIAMSRNGTVDDVRTDRDGWTARTLDGGLAAHFEHSIAITGNGPVILGRGGI; encoded by the coding sequence ATGGGTGTCATCCTCAAGTCGAAAGACGAGATCGCCACGATGGAGAGGGCGAATCGCATCGTTCTCGAGACGCTCGACGTTCTCCGGGAGATGATTCGCCCGGGGGTGACGACGGCGGAGCTCGACTCGGTGGCGATGAAAGAGCTCGACAGGCGCGGAGCGAAGTCGCCCTTTAAGGGGTATGCGCCGAACGGGATGCCTCCCTATCCGGGTGTGGTCTGCAGCTCGGTGGATGACGTCATCGTCCACGGGATCCCGAATGGGAAGCCGCTGGAGGAAGGACAGATTCTGGGGCTCGACTTCGGAGCGGTCCTCGACGGGTTCGTCGGCGACGGGGCGGTGACCGTCGCGGTGGGGAAGATATCGAAGGAGGCGGATCGCCTTTTGCGAGTCACCAGGGAGTGCCTCGATATGGCGATCGACGAGATGCGGCCGGGAAGACGGATCGGAGACATCGGGGCGGCGGTGCAGGAGCATGCGGAAGCGAACGGATTTCACGTGATCAGGAGCTTCGTCGGTCATGGGATCGGACGGAGCATGCACGAGGAGCCGCAGGTTCAGAACTACGGCCGTAGAGACCGGGGTCTGGAGCTGCGGGAGGGAATGGTTCTCGCGGTGGAGCCGATGTTGTGCGAGATGGGACCGATTCTCGAAAAGAGAATCGCAATGAGTCGTAATGGAACAGTCGATGATGTTCGAACCGACCGGGATGGCTGGACGGCGCGGACGCTCGACGGGGGTTTGGCCGCTCATTTCGAGCATTCGATCGCGATCACGGGCAACGGGCCGGTGATTCTCGGTCGCGGCGGGATTTGA
- a CDS encoding type Z 30S ribosomal protein S14 produces MAKQSLIAKANRKPKFSSRRVTRCKRCGRPRGYLKKFQLCRICFRTLALEGYLPGVTKASW; encoded by the coding sequence ATGGCTAAACAATCACTGATCGCGAAAGCGAACCGAAAGCCGAAATTTTCGAGCCGCCGGGTCACCCGATGCAAGCGCTGCGGCAGACCTCGCGGATACCTCAAAAAGTTTCAGCTCTGCAGGATCTGCTTTCGCACACTCGCCCTCGAGGGCTATCTGCCTGGCGTGACCAAGGCAAGCTGGTAA
- the rplE gene encoding 50S ribosomal protein L5, which translates to MARLRKAYEEEVVPKLRSEFKIENPMAVPRIEKVVLNMGVGEATQNSKLLDSAIEDLAAIAGQKPLMTRAKKSISNFKLREGVPIGAMVTLRSERMWEFLDRLITTALPRVRDFRGVPKKSFDGRGNYTLGVKDHLIFLEIDFTKVDKSKGLNITIVTTAENDEQARFLLREIGMPFAR; encoded by the coding sequence GTGGCGAGACTCAGAAAAGCGTACGAAGAGGAAGTCGTTCCGAAACTACGGAGCGAGTTCAAGATCGAAAATCCGATGGCCGTGCCGCGGATCGAGAAAGTCGTGCTCAACATGGGCGTTGGCGAGGCCACGCAGAACAGCAAGCTGCTCGATTCGGCGATCGAGGATCTGGCTGCGATCGCGGGACAGAAACCCCTGATGACGCGGGCGAAGAAGTCGATCTCGAACTTCAAGCTGCGCGAGGGTGTCCCAATCGGCGCGATGGTGACGCTCAGGAGCGAGCGGATGTGGGAGTTTCTGGATCGGCTCATCACCACCGCCCTTCCGCGCGTTCGCGACTTCCGCGGCGTGCCGAAAAAATCCTTCGATGGACGGGGGAACTACACGCTCGGTGTGAAGGATCACCTGATCTTTCTCGAGATCGATTTCACCAAGGTCGACAAGTCGAAAGGATTGAACATCACGATCGTCACTACGGCAGAGAACGACGAGCAGGCCCGGTTTCTCCTCAGGGAGATCGGGATGCCCTTTGCGAGGTAA
- the rpsK gene encoding 30S ribosomal protein S11, whose product MAKAKTAKKTGKRREKKNVPHGLASISATFNNTIVSISDQTGNVLAWSSAGRIGFKGSRKGTPFAAQVAAQNAAELAREHGVRSVDVTVKGPGGGRESAIRALAASGINIRSIRDITPIPHNGCRPPKRRRV is encoded by the coding sequence ATGGCCAAAGCTAAAACGGCGAAGAAGACTGGAAAGCGTCGCGAGAAGAAGAACGTCCCTCACGGGCTCGCTTCGATCTCGGCGACGTTCAACAATACGATCGTGTCGATCTCCGATCAGACGGGGAATGTTCTCGCCTGGTCCAGCGCGGGACGGATCGGATTCAAGGGATCGCGCAAGGGAACGCCGTTCGCGGCTCAGGTCGCCGCTCAGAACGCGGCCGAGCTCGCAAGAGAGCATGGCGTTCGATCGGTCGACGTGACGGTCAAGGGTCCCGGCGGCGGTCGGGAATCGGCGATCCGGGCGCTCGCGGCGAGCGGTATCAACATCCGCTCGATCCGCGACATCACGCCGATCCCGCACAACGGCTGCCGGCCGCCGAAGCGGCGCCGAGTCTGA
- the rplO gene encoding 50S ribosomal protein L15: MDLSNLKPAKGSRKPRKRVGRGPGSGLGKTSGRGEKGQKSRSGYSGKVGFEGGQMPLHRRVPKRGFTNIFKKQFDIVNVSDLETRFKEGQVVDAESMAAAGLRKANSTKKIRVLGKGDLKTKLTVHADHFSASAKEKIEKAGGTCQEIQ, encoded by the coding sequence ATGGATCTGAGCAATCTCAAACCGGCGAAAGGCTCGCGCAAACCGCGGAAGCGTGTCGGACGTGGACCCGGCTCCGGGCTGGGGAAGACCTCCGGTCGCGGTGAGAAGGGACAGAAATCGCGAAGTGGCTACTCCGGCAAGGTTGGATTCGAAGGCGGCCAGATGCCGCTTCATCGCCGCGTGCCGAAGCGAGGCTTCACGAACATCTTCAAGAAGCAGTTCGACATCGTGAACGTATCCGATCTCGAGACCCGCTTTAAGGAGGGACAGGTGGTCGACGCGGAGTCGATGGCGGCCGCCGGCCTCCGCAAGGCCAACAGCACGAAGAAGATCAGGGTCCTGGGCAAGGGTGATCTCAAAACGAAGCTCACCGTCCATGCCGATCACTTCTCCGCCTCGGCCAAAGAGAAGATCGAAAAGGCCGGGGGCACCTGTCAGGAGATCCAGTGA
- the rplR gene encoding 50S ribosomal protein L18, with amino-acid sequence MDRAKARADRRKRVRTRVRRKVHGTTARPRLTVFKSLNHIYAQVIDDQSGKTLVSASSKDKDFGADRGSNVAAAKRVGELIGQRAKSEGVETVVFDRGGYLYHGRVKALADSAREQGLKF; translated from the coding sequence ATGGATCGAGCCAAAGCGAGAGCAGATCGAAGAAAGCGGGTCAGAACGCGGGTCCGGAGGAAGGTGCACGGAACCACGGCACGTCCGCGGCTCACGGTCTTCAAGAGCCTGAACCACATTTATGCCCAGGTAATCGACGACCAGAGCGGAAAGACGCTGGTGTCGGCTTCGTCGAAGGACAAGGACTTCGGAGCGGATCGCGGGTCCAACGTCGCCGCTGCAAAGCGGGTCGGTGAGCTCATCGGGCAGCGCGCGAAGAGTGAAGGGGTCGAGACGGTCGTGTTCGATCGGGGCGGTTACCTGTATCACGGACGAGTCAAAGCTCTCGCCGATTCGGCGCGCGAGCAGGGATTGAAGTTCTAA